The segment GATATAACCATATACTCGAAGCGTCACTAGTACAGtctgtctctgtacccccgcccaCCGTAGCGTCgaatgcaaacgtctctgcaccacgcCCCAAACAGTAGCGTCGAAGCTCAAACGTCTCTGAACTCACGCCCATATCACACCGTAGCGTCGAATCTCGGACATCTCCGAACTCACGCCCATCACATAGTCCCTACTCAtaactatgtatatacatatatatataaccgtGCTCAGCATCAATTAATTTACACAACCGTTGGATCCTCTATTAACCTAATtccggtttaacaatcaatatCAATAATAATCAAACAAGACTCGCAAACAGACTAGATTCACAGAGacggatcatgtttcgaaactaaacTTTTCATAATGGCAGTACTAAACTAGTTCGGGATTTAACGGAgaagccctcaccttagcaaatgAAGAGAAGTGATGTCTGTGAACTCCAGctgctcaaatagactccaaatctgaaatcagaTCGAAATTCCGAGTcagaacgcccttcgaacggGTGAAAACGGGTGTCTAAggaaaagtcaacccgctggtcaaaggtcaacccggtcaaaccttgaccagaaatcaatttaGCTAACCGACCGGTTTACTCTGACCTAAATCAATTTCAATTGGACCGCCCGGTTTAACcttaaccgaaattaaattaattaattaattaaatcgaccggtttaccctaaccgaaatctaattaattttaaccaaCCGATTTACCCTAACCAATtcgcaattaatttaaaccagtcAAACCAACCGGTCAACCGAGTCACCGAGTTGACTCACCGAGTCGACTCGGCCGAGTTGGCGAGTCGCCGGCGAGTCACCGGCACCGGTcaccggcggcgacggcggagggACGGCGGCTTACCGGAAAAGtcaccggcggcggcggcggtgcGGCGGCGACGCGGCGGCGGATTCCCGGCGGCGAACTGACGGCGGCCGGGCGCGGCTGCTCCGGCGGACGGGCGGCGGAGGCGGCGGAGCGTGCGTTTCGCGCGCGCGCGGACTGATCTTCCGGAGGCGCGTACGGCTTCGGCTGAGCTCCGATTTCGACGATTTCGGTGGctatggattcgtctcgtcgagaggAACGCGATGGTGGTCTTGCATGCACGAAATACGCAGCGGTTAGGAAGTTATGGTCGATTTACTAAAACGGCcgaaataaaacttaaaatgcaTGTGGCTTCCGGGGGTTACCTAGGGGGATGATCGGTGGTGGTGAACTGAACGCGATCACTGGACGTGGTGGCTCCGGCGACGAGCTCCGGCGAACCTCTCTCTACAAAATGATCACACTTCTCCCTTAGCTCACTCTCTTTCAAACtctttaatctctttttttttctttgttgttgcAAATGGTGGAGAAACCAAAGTAGAGAGGGTTTTTTATAGAATTTACCTTGGGTAATTTCGAGTGGGCTTGGGCCTGGCGGGTTTGAAATTGTTGGATCAGAAATTGGGTCattacaattctcccccactaATAAGGAATTCGACCCCGAATTCGAGTCAGCAACTGACTGTTCCATAACATCCTGAAACAACTCTGGATGGTCAATCCTCATCTGTAACTCGGGCTCCCATGTCTCCTCCTGGATCCCGTCTCTCTCCCAACGAACCTTGACCAACATGGTCATCATTCCCTTATCTGTTTTCATTTGGCGATCCAAAATCTCCACTGGCGTACACGGCGCACATAAATCTTTGCCAAGGTCACTTGGTGGCTGCTGCAAAATGAGCTCTGGCTCTCTAACGACTTTCCTCAAAACGGAAACATGAAACACGTCATGGAAGTCTGATAACTCTGCCGATAACTTCAATCGGTATGCAACTGCTCCAATCCGTTCCAAAATAGGAAATGGTCCCATATATCTCGGTTTAAGCTTCTTTAGCTTCCGAGTCTTTGATCCTCCCTGAAATGTCCTCATTTTCAGGTATACCAGGTCGCCAACCTCAAACTGCAAATCCTTGCGGCGCTTATCTGCATAACTCTTCTGTCGATCATGGGCTTCTTTAAGCCGACTCTTGAGCATCTCAACCTGTTCTATCGTCTCTTGAACCATTGCAGGTTCAATCTCACGTCGCTCCCCCACTTCTGTCCAACAAAGCGGTGTGCGACAAGGCCTACCGTAAAGAGCCTCATACGGTGCCATCTTAATGCTGGAGTGATAACTGTTGTTGTAGGCAAACTCCGCTAAGGGTAAATACTTTgcccaacttcctctccaatCTAGAACGCAAGCTCTCAGCATATCCTCTAAGGTTTGAATAGTCCTCTCTGACTGACCGTCGGTCTGCGGATGGTAAGCTGTGCTCATATGGACCTTTGTCCCAAGTGCCTTCTGAAAGGCTCCCCAAAATATAGATGAAAACTTTACgtctctatcagatacaatGCTCACGGGAACTCCATGCAATCTCACAATCTCATCGATGTAAATCTGCGCCAACTGACTCGCTCCGTCGGCCGTCTTAATCGCTAAGAAATGGGCTGACTTGGTAAGTCTGTCCACAATTACCCATATGGCATTCTTCCCTCCTGAAGTAGTCGGTAGCCCCAATACAAAATCCATAGTCACCATGTCCCATTTCCACTCCGGCAATGGCAGGTTTTGTAATAACCCGCTAGGAACCTGGTGCTCAGCCTTAACCAATTGACAGGTCTGACACTGCGATACAAATGTAGCAACATCCCTCTTCATACTAGGCCAATGGTAGAAACGCTTCAGATCCCGGTACATCTTGGTGTTCCCCGGATGAATAGAAAAACGCGAGTGGTGTGCTTGCCGTAAGATTTCCTTTCTTAACAACTCATCACTGGGCACACAAATCCGGTTCCGGTACATGAACATCCCACTCGACGCTGTGTGATATCCAATACTCTCGATCTCAATCTGCTTACACAAAGCCTTATCGACATCCTGAGCTTTACGTATCCTCCATAGTAAATCTGCCTGATCTACCGCCTCGAGGCCAACTGTCTCTCCGTCTACCGTAGTGGCGCATAATCTGAGACTAGCAAGTGTTCCCATACACTCCTGAACCTCCTTAGTTCGTGAAACATCGCTCCTGCGCCTACTCAAGGCATCTGCCACTTGATTAGCTTTTCCCGGATGATAAGCAATCTCCAAGTTGTAGTCTGCTAACAACTCCACCCATCTACGCTGTCTTAAGTTCAAGTCCGTCTGAGTAAAGATGTACTTCAGACTCTTGTGATCTGTGAGGATCTTCACCTTCTCTCCATACAAATACGACCTCCAAATCTTCAATGCAAAGACAACTGCTGCTAACTCCAAGTCGTGTGTAGGATAATTAGCCTCGTGAGGCCTCAACTGACGTGATGCATAAGCAATGACCTTACCCTCTTGCATCAATACACATCCCAATCCAGTGCCTGATGCATCAGTATAAACCTCATATGGTATCCCTGGCCTCGGGAGTACCAAAACTGGCGTCTGTGTCAGATGTCGCTTCAACTCTGCGAAACTCTCCGAGCACTCATCTGTCCAATCAAACTTGACGTCCTTGCCCGTTAACTTTGTCATTGGCTTTGCAATGCTAGCAAAACCCTTGACAAAATTCCTGTAGTATCCTGCTAAACCGAGAAAACTGCGGATCTCCGTCGCACTCTTAGGTGTCGGCCACTCTGAAATAGCTTTAATCTTTTCTGGATCTACAGCAACTCCCGCTTCTGAAACCACGTGACCCAAAAATCCAATCTTCCTCTGCCAGAAGCTGCACTTACTCAACTTAGCAAACAACTGATGCTCTCTAAGCTTCCCCAACACAATTCGTAAGTGTTCAGCATGCTCTTCTCTACTCCGAGAATAAACCAAGATATCGTCGATGAAAACAATCACACACTTATCCAAATGCTCGCGGAACACATCATTCATTAgcttcatgaaggctgctggtgcgTTCGTCAatccaaatggcatcacaacAAACTCATAATGTCCATAACGTGTGCGGAAAGCCGTCTTCCTTACATCTCCCTCTGCTATGGCAATCTGATGGTATCCTGATGCTaaatcaatcttagaaaaccatGAAGCCCCTTGCAACTGATCCAACAACTCGTCGATACGCGGAAGCGGATACTTATTTTTGATGGTGACTTTGTTCAAACCTCTGTAGTCGATACAAAGTCTGAAActtccatccttcttcttcacaaacaaAACTGGTGCTCCCCACGGTGAAGTGCTCGGCCTGATAAAACCTTTATCTAATAGTTCCTCCAACTGCTTCTTCAACTCAGCCATCTCTGTGGGAGCTAAACGGTAAGGAGCTCGTGAAACCGGTGCTGCCCCTGGTTCCACCTCGATCGTAAGAACATCACTTCTAGCTGGCGGTGGCCCTTTTAAGGCCTCAAAAACATCTTCGTACTCAGCAACCACGGGAATATCATGCAACTCCTGCTGATCCTCATCATTAACCATCGAAATGGTCGCCAAAAACCCCTCTGCTCCACTCTTCAATAATTCTTCTGCATGCAACATGGAGATAATAGGAATTCCCTGGTGTGACTGGATTTCCTCAAATGTGATTTTCCCTTCCGCTCTCGGGATATTAACTCTTGCCTCCGGGCAATTTAATACAACTCGATGTCGCGTCAACCAATCCATCCCAAGTATGACGTCGTAGAAGCTCATCTCCATCTATGTCAAATCTCCGAGCAAATCAACTCCTCCAAGCATAACTGGCACATCACGATGAACTCCAATCGCTCCCAATCTCTCGGTGCCGGCAGTTTGAATCTGCTTAGCCTTCGGTTCGAAGACACCCCGGAAAGACCAAGACTTGACCAAACGCGGACTCACGAAACTATGAGAAGCTCCTGAGTCGAATAAAGTGTGAGCTGGCTCACCTCCAACCGAAACCAATCCTACACAAGATTTTTACTAACTACACATGATAACCACAAACCAAAATATTCAAACACAATAAGTATGAATAAGATGCATACCCGCTATCGGCTCGGCTCCCTGGGCATCTCCAACTGTAAACACACGTGGAGCGATGGCTAGACGCTTCGGTGGTGGTGGAAGCGCTGCATTGCCCCTCCTCGGGCAATCCCTGATCATGTGACCCGGCTGGTTACAGCCAAAGCAGTTCCCAACTGCCACTGCTGGGGCTGCTGCTACTGCTACTGGCGGTGCAACACGGGCACCGGCTAGCCTGCTTCGACAAACCCTACTCTTATGTCCAAACTTCCCGCAATGAAAGCACTGGATGCCTGACTGATCCAAGGTCCTCTTCTGCGACCCGGAAGTCCCTCCGGTCTTAGGCTGAGCTGCCTTGTTGAACTTCTGCTCCGCTGCAATACATTTCTCTTGCACAACGGCCTTCTCTACCAGATCCTCCAAACTGGTATAGGTGACCATACTGCACCTACCGTGAAGTTCTACTCGCATCCCTTTTAAGAACCTCCTGATAAGATCCTCCTCATCCATACCAATACCCGCAAATCGGTGAAGCTGGCGAAACTCATGCTCATACTCTCTGACAGACTTTCCACCCTGCCTCAAACTCTCAAAGTCGTTCTTCTTCTCATCCAAAGCTTCTCTCGGAAAATACTTCTTGTTGAACGCATACAGGAAATCCTCATAAGTCATCTCGCCGTGGTGCATCACTCGCACTCCATCCCACCACACTGCTGCATCTCCGCGTAAATACAACTCAGCAATCCTAAGCTTGTGCCTTGGTGGGCATGAGATAGTGTTCAAACATTTATCCAAACTGTGCCTCCAATCGTGAGCAAGTGTAGGGTCCGTGGTACCACTGAAATGCTCCAAGTTCACGTATTTCATCTGTGACAACACCCTGATAAATGTTTCATCAACCTCGGGCACGTGCACTGGAATGATAGGCAGCGGCGGCGGAACCTGAAAGACACCTGGAACCGGCTGAATAGGAACCTGCGGATATTGTGGCGCTGGGGCCTGCTGAGCTGGAGCCTGATGATCATGCTGAACCTGAACGGGCGGAACCTGCTGCATATGAATCTGCGGACCCTGCTGCACATGAATCTGAGGACCCTGCGGAACCTGCTGAGCTGCAGCCATCTGTCGAGCAACTTCCTGAGCAGCTACTCGGGCAGCCTCTTGAGCGGCTTGCCTGGTTGCCTCTTGAGCAATCTGCTGAACTGCTTCCTGAGCAGCCTGTCTAGCAGCATC is part of the Raphanus sativus cultivar WK10039 chromosome 5, ASM80110v3, whole genome shotgun sequence genome and harbors:
- the LOC130512718 gene encoding uncharacterized protein LOC130512718; the encoded protein is MPPRRATRAQIARDAREAQDEHVQPAVPQPEVPQVDQEAMRQMVQDAARQAAQEAVQQIAQEATRQAAQEAARVAAQEVARQMAAAQQVPQGPQIHVQQGPQIHMQQVPPVQVQHDHQAPAQQAPAPQYPQVPIQPVPGVFQVPPPLPIIPVHVPEVDETFIRVLSQMKYVNLEHFSGTTDPTLAHDWRHSLDKCLNTISCPPRHKLRIAELYLRGDAAVWWDGVRVMHHGEMTYEDFLYAFNKKYFPREALDEKKNDFESLRQGGKSVREYEHEFRQLHRFAGIGMDEEDLIRRFLKGMRVELHGRCSMVTYTSLEDLVEKAVVQEKCIAAEQKFNKAAQPKTGGTSGSQKRTLDQSGIQCFHCGKFGHKSRVCRSRLAGARVAPPVAVAAAPAVAVGNCFGCNQPGHMIRDCPRRGNAALPPPPKRLAIAPRVFTVGDAQGAEPIAGLVSVGGEPAHTLFDSGASHSFVSPRLVKSWSFRGVFEPKAKQIQTAGTERLGAIGVHRDVPVMLGGVDLLGDLT